The Nostoc sp. 'Lobaria pulmonaria (5183) cyanobiont' genome window below encodes:
- a CDS encoding ABC transporter substrate-binding protein — translation MKITLFQSLIPNFSRQLTSSVWRLSLMGIILSIFLIFLYGCQGTVEKNDGVIHLSLWQSINPPTNRDVFNKLVDKFNQTHTDIQVESIFIGQPQLPKILTAVVGNAPPDILSFDPQLTGQFMELGAIRPLEKWLDKSPLKSEISPNLWEELKLDGHLWSIPLYTSNLGIFYRPKLFQAAGITQIPKTWEELREVAKKLTIDSNGDNRPEQYGMLLPLGKEEWTVFSWFPFLLSAGGEVVTNNRPNLTNAGAIAALQFWQDLLKDGSATLSSPERGYEEDAFIAGRVAMQITGPWTYIIKSNVDFNVFPIPTNMKPATVTATGNMYLMKTTPAREQAALKFLEYVLSEEFQTEWSIGTGFLPVNLKAIQSEAYQQFINQKPLLKVFVEQIPLAGARPIIAGYNRLSDSLGRAIEATLLGESAEKALKISQERLELIWDDK, via the coding sequence ATGAAAATTACCCTTTTCCAATCCCTAATTCCGAATTTTTCCCGCCAGTTAACCAGTTCTGTTTGGCGGCTTTCGCTGATGGGAATTATTCTGAGTATATTTTTGATATTTTTATATGGTTGTCAGGGGACAGTTGAGAAGAATGACGGAGTAATTCATCTGAGTCTATGGCAATCAATCAATCCCCCTACTAATCGGGATGTATTTAACAAACTAGTAGATAAATTTAATCAGACTCATACTGATATTCAGGTGGAATCTATCTTCATCGGTCAACCCCAATTGCCAAAAATATTAACAGCAGTTGTGGGCAATGCGCCTCCAGATATTCTGTCATTCGACCCTCAATTGACAGGTCAGTTTATGGAACTAGGGGCAATTCGACCTTTAGAAAAATGGCTAGACAAATCGCCATTGAAGTCGGAAATTAGCCCCAACTTATGGGAAGAATTAAAATTAGACGGTCATCTTTGGTCAATCCCCCTGTACACCAGCAATTTAGGCATTTTTTACCGACCTAAACTTTTCCAAGCTGCGGGAATTACGCAAATTCCTAAGACTTGGGAAGAGTTAAGGGAAGTCGCCAAAAAATTGACCATAGACAGCAATGGTGATAATCGACCTGAACAGTACGGAATGTTACTGCCTTTAGGAAAGGAAGAATGGACTGTCTTTAGTTGGTTCCCCTTTTTATTGAGCGCTGGCGGAGAAGTTGTTACCAATAACCGTCCGAATTTGACGAATGCAGGAGCGATCGCAGCCTTACAATTTTGGCAAGACTTATTAAAAGATGGTTCAGCGACACTTTCTTCCCCAGAGCGAGGTTATGAAGAAGACGCTTTTATTGCAGGTCGCGTTGCTATGCAGATCACAGGCCCTTGGACTTATATAATAAAATCCAATGTTGACTTTAACGTATTTCCGATACCAACAAATATGAAGCCTGCTACAGTGACAGCTACTGGAAATATGTATTTGATGAAGACCACACCAGCAAGAGAGCAAGCTGCACTCAAATTTTTAGAGTATGTTTTGAGTGAAGAATTCCAAACAGAATGGAGTATCGGAACCGGTTTTTTACCAGTTAACCTTAAAGCTATTCAAAGTGAAGCTTATCAGCAATTCATCAACCAAAAACCTTTGTTAAAAGTGTTTGTGGAACAAATTCCTTTGGCTGGCGCTCGACCGATTATTGCTGGATATAACCGTCTTTCTGACAGTCTTGGTCGAGCTATAGAAGCTACATTGCTAGGAGAGTCTGCGGAAAAAGCGCTCAAGATATCACAAGAGCGTTTAGAGCTGATTTGGGATGACAAATAA
- a CDS encoding class I SAM-dependent methyltransferase → MVNSTTPSFLSSFLENSFHFKHHLQDFLHLDPETIETKLAAEQEEIKNLGHKDFNWEEASAFYRDQVGELYLFELGAWHLSSHEYIGDMLRLIADCAQGRVLDFGGGIGTHALGAALCPQVEQVIYYDINPINRNFVQYRSEKMGLDKKIVFPLEMPVKDKFDTILCFDVLEHLLDPSQQLLQFYQALNSEGKMIVNWYFFKGFNQEYPFHLDDPKVVETFFHTLQSHFLEVFHPYLITTRCYRKQS, encoded by the coding sequence ATGGTAAATTCTACCACGCCCTCTTTCTTAAGTAGCTTTTTGGAAAATTCATTTCACTTCAAGCATCATCTACAAGATTTTTTACATTTAGATCCAGAAACCATAGAGACAAAGTTAGCAGCAGAACAAGAAGAAATAAAAAACTTAGGACACAAAGATTTTAATTGGGAAGAAGCAAGTGCATTCTATCGCGATCAAGTAGGAGAACTTTACTTATTTGAATTGGGGGCTTGGCATCTGTCAAGTCATGAGTATATTGGAGATATGTTGCGGTTGATTGCAGATTGTGCCCAAGGTCGAGTGTTAGATTTTGGTGGGGGAATCGGAACTCATGCCCTTGGCGCTGCTCTTTGCCCACAAGTTGAGCAAGTAATCTATTATGATATTAATCCGATAAATCGTAATTTTGTTCAGTATCGATCTGAGAAAATGGGACTGGACAAAAAAATAGTTTTCCCTCTTGAAATGCCTGTAAAAGATAAATTTGATACGATTTTGTGCTTTGATGTTTTAGAACATTTGTTAGATCCTAGCCAGCAGTTATTACAATTTTATCAAGCTTTGAACTCTGAAGGTAAGATGATAGTGAATTGGTATTTCTTTAAAGGTTTTAATCAAGAATACCCTTTTCATTTAGATGATCCTAAAGTAGTAGAAACGTTTTTCCATACACTTCAGAGTCACTTCTTAGAGGTTTTTCACCCTTACCTGATTACAACTCGCTGCTACCGTAAGCAAAGTTGA
- a CDS encoding glycosyltransferase family 4 protein, giving the protein MSTPMGALGSGLGGGVELTLSNIAIEMLRRGHQLEIVAPQGSVSNSLPIKEISGELIQIPAQNQSRSDPIFLHKNSVLANMWDYARQVQADYDLIVNFAYDWLPLYLTPFFNRPLAHLISMGSLIDAMDQIIEQVAINFPGTIGVHSQTQAATFTFGERCICLLNGLDLSIYQFCPEPTQSLAWVGRIAPEKGLEDAVAAAEIIGITLKIFGLKQDVSYWEKICQQYPDAPIEYVGFLPTVELQKELGQCRALLVTPRWIEAFGNVAIEALACGVPLIAYCRGGLTEIVQEGKTGFLVQPDSVQGLVEAIKHLDEIDRQACRQQAETLYSLEAMGDRVEQWFQKILKK; this is encoded by the coding sequence ATGTCTACACCAATGGGTGCGTTAGGTTCAGGATTGGGAGGCGGAGTAGAGTTGACCCTATCTAATATTGCTATAGAGATGCTGCGGCGAGGACATCAATTAGAAATTGTTGCACCACAGGGTTCTGTCAGTAATTCATTACCTATTAAAGAAATCTCCGGAGAACTAATACAGATACCAGCCCAAAATCAGAGTCGTAGCGATCCGATTTTCCTGCATAAAAATTCTGTTTTAGCGAATATGTGGGATTATGCTCGCCAAGTGCAAGCAGATTATGATTTGATTGTTAATTTTGCTTATGATTGGCTGCCACTGTATTTAACACCATTTTTTAACCGTCCGCTCGCCCATCTGATCAGTATGGGTTCTTTGATAGATGCAATGGATCAGATTATTGAACAAGTAGCAATCAATTTTCCGGGTACTATTGGTGTTCACAGTCAAACACAGGCAGCAACTTTTACATTTGGAGAACGATGTATTTGTCTGCTAAATGGTTTGGATTTATCTATTTATCAATTTTGTCCCGAACCAACTCAGAGCTTGGCGTGGGTAGGTAGGATAGCTCCTGAAAAAGGACTAGAAGATGCAGTAGCAGCAGCAGAAATAATCGGAATTACACTGAAAATATTCGGGTTAAAACAGGATGTATCTTACTGGGAGAAGATTTGTCAACAATACCCTGATGCTCCCATAGAATATGTCGGATTTTTACCAACGGTTGAGTTACAAAAGGAGTTAGGTCAATGTCGAGCACTTTTAGTAACTCCTCGTTGGATAGAAGCATTTGGAAATGTAGCAATAGAAGCGCTTGCTTGTGGAGTGCCTTTAATTGCTTACTGTCGGGGTGGTTTAACAGAAATTGTCCAAGAAGGCAAAACTGGTTTTTTGGTTCAACCTGATAGTGTTCAAGGTTTGGTAGAAGCGATTAAGCATTTGGATGAAATTGACCGCCAAGCTTGTCGCCAGCAAGCAGAAACTTTATATTCTTTAGAAGCGATGGGCGATCGCGTAGAACAATGGTTTCAAAAAATCCTGAAAAAATGA
- a CDS encoding S66 peptidase family protein, translating into MSAKILPPPLKPGDLLRVIAPSGALREFKEFERSLEIWRSRGYQLKVSPQIDDKWGYLAGTDENRRQQLAAAWQDPDCRGILCARGGFGSTRILENWNWPNSGLPKWLIGFSDITALLWSLYTAGFSGVHGPVMTTFADEPDWSIKRLFDWVEGSSFTPLKGCGWGGGVVHGTLLPGNLTVATHLLGTPILPHLDGVILALEDVTEAPYRIDRMLTQWRLSGALSQVCGIALGGFTRCEAPPTISSFSVEEVLRDRLGDLGIPIVSDLPFGHDNPNAALPMGVEVTLDGDAGILAIAP; encoded by the coding sequence ATGTCAGCCAAAATCTTACCACCGCCCTTAAAACCTGGAGACTTACTACGAGTAATTGCCCCTAGTGGTGCTTTGCGAGAATTCAAGGAATTTGAACGAAGTCTAGAAATTTGGCGATCGCGTGGTTATCAATTAAAAGTCAGTCCTCAGATAGATGACAAATGGGGTTATCTAGCTGGAACAGACGAAAACCGCCGTCAACAGCTAGCAGCAGCATGGCAAGATCCTGATTGTCGTGGTATTCTCTGTGCCAGAGGTGGTTTTGGCAGCACCCGCATTTTAGAAAATTGGAATTGGCCAAACTCAGGACTTCCCAAGTGGCTGATAGGCTTTTCTGATATCACAGCTTTATTATGGAGCCTTTATACAGCAGGATTTTCCGGCGTTCACGGCCCTGTAATGACAACTTTCGCAGATGAGCCAGATTGGTCAATTAAGCGGTTATTTGATTGGGTAGAAGGTAGTTCTTTCACCCCTCTTAAAGGTTGCGGTTGGGGTGGTGGTGTGGTTCATGGTACTTTATTACCAGGGAATCTCACGGTGGCTACTCACCTTTTGGGTACACCAATCCTGCCACATCTGGATGGTGTAATTCTGGCGTTGGAAGATGTTACCGAAGCACCTTATCGGATTGACAGGATGTTGACACAGTGGCGTTTGAGCGGTGCTTTGTCTCAAGTCTGCGGTATTGCTTTAGGGGGTTTTACTCGCTGTGAAGCGCCACCAACTATATCTAGTTTTAGTGTAGAAGAAGTATTGCGCGATCGCTTGGGTGATTTGGGTATTCCAATTGTCTCCGATTTGCCTTTTGGCCATGATAATCCCAATGCAGCCTTACCAATGGGTGTAGAGGTAACTTTAGATGGGGATGCGGGAATATTAGCGATCGCGCCATAG
- the dacB gene encoding D-alanyl-D-alanine carboxypeptidase/D-alanyl-D-alanine endopeptidase, with protein sequence MVRLKTLNQPLGVLLIFLTSQIGFSSRVAKAQTPVAPTTTTKSICSSQLGTAIDTVINRPLFSRGRWGILIQPLSTGSTLYSRDAQKYFTPASNLKLLTTAAALQELDANFRIRTSIYQNGNGVLRVVGRGDPSLSDTQLQTLAQQLKQKGITQIQRLIADDSYIQGDIVNPTWQWEDVQSSDGAPVSSFILNQNIFSFKLVPQAVGKSLQVVWIDPGEAKQWRIINQSVTVAQNQPSSVNVTRELSGTVLRIQGQLATNSEPSLIDLPVVDPNYYFLRHFRTALATEKISLGQTLVVNGGVNQEEIAFVESPPLAELLMETLQNSNNLYAEALLRALAVKKIRLKNQTSADVGLEVVKASLTKLGVDPANYILVDGSGLSRRNLVTPEAFVQILRGMAKTPAAYIYRTSLPVAGKSGTLEGRFQNTSAEGIVQAKTGTLTGVVSLSGYLNAPKYEPLVFSIIVNQSDQSATVIRQAIDEIVVFLTQLQHC encoded by the coding sequence TTGGTGAGACTTAAGACTTTAAATCAACCACTGGGTGTTTTATTAATATTTTTGACTAGCCAAATAGGATTTAGTTCTAGGGTTGCGAAAGCACAAACCCCAGTTGCACCAACAACTACCACAAAATCAATTTGCTCTAGCCAACTAGGAACAGCGATAGATACTGTAATCAATCGTCCCTTATTTAGTCGGGGGCGCTGGGGAATTTTGATACAACCTCTCTCAACGGGGTCAACTCTTTACAGTAGAGATGCTCAAAAATATTTTACTCCTGCGTCTAACCTTAAATTGCTGACAACAGCAGCTGCATTGCAGGAGTTGGATGCTAATTTTCGGATTCGTACCTCTATTTATCAGAATGGTAATGGTGTTTTACGTGTTGTCGGTAGGGGAGATCCTAGCTTAAGTGATACTCAACTGCAAACATTAGCACAGCAGTTAAAACAGAAAGGTATTACCCAAATTCAGCGATTGATAGCTGATGATAGTTATATTCAAGGTGATATTGTTAATCCAACCTGGCAATGGGAAGATGTGCAGTCAAGTGATGGCGCACCAGTCAGCAGCTTTATTTTGAATCAAAATATTTTTAGCTTCAAACTTGTACCACAGGCTGTAGGTAAATCTTTGCAAGTGGTGTGGATCGATCCTGGTGAAGCGAAACAGTGGCGGATAATTAATCAGTCAGTAACCGTTGCCCAAAATCAACCAAGCTCTGTCAATGTCACCCGCGAATTGTCAGGAACAGTATTACGAATTCAAGGACAACTGGCGACGAATTCAGAACCCTCTTTAATAGATTTGCCTGTAGTCGATCCTAATTATTACTTCTTACGGCACTTCCGTACTGCCTTAGCAACAGAAAAAATTAGTTTGGGACAAACATTAGTAGTAAATGGTGGTGTGAATCAAGAAGAAATAGCATTTGTAGAGTCGCCACCTTTAGCGGAATTATTAATGGAAACTCTTCAGAATAGTAATAATCTTTATGCTGAAGCACTGCTGAGAGCATTAGCTGTGAAAAAAATCAGACTAAAAAATCAGACTAGTGCTGATGTCGGTTTGGAAGTTGTCAAAGCGAGTTTAACTAAATTGGGGGTCGATCCAGCAAATTATATTTTAGTGGATGGTTCCGGTTTATCACGTCGTAACTTAGTGACACCAGAAGCTTTTGTCCAAATTTTGCGGGGAATGGCAAAAACTCCAGCAGCATATATATATCGCACATCTTTACCCGTAGCAGGTAAAAGTGGAACTCTGGAAGGCCGCTTTCAAAATACATCTGCTGAGGGCATTGTGCAAGCAAAAACAGGTACGTTAACGGGTGTAGTTTCTCTATCTGGATATCTGAATGCGCCGAAGTATGAACCGCTAGTTTTTAGTATTATCGTCAATCAGTCGGATCAGTCTGCAACAGTTATACGGCAAGCAATTGATGAAATTGTTGTGTTTTTAACACAGTTGCAGCATTGTTAA
- a CDS encoding AAA family ATPase, translating to MLKQLILENWKSFRYAELPLDPLTVLIGTNASGKSNVVEALEFLQITFIRQDIKPALVGDSMLPSIRGGVEWAAFKPEKKFTLKAVIQGQDINTDYIYAITVKTKPSLQVLEESIICQVAQNDYNKKPIQIDNIRASFLNKNETTIHNKDETYILQSDLLPTQPQLANALFVDRDSSSQMMRYENIYTFYEYLKNIFILNPIPSKMRSYSPIGEKLETDASNIAGILAGLSKKRKAEVEVALSNYIKELPEGDIQKVWAQKVGRFRTDAMLYSQEEWKPGHITEIDARSMSDGTLRFLAIITALLTRPEGSQIVIEEIDNGLHPSRAGLLVRILREIGNKRKIDILLTTHNPALLDALGPEIVPFVVVAHRDKETGESKLTLLEDIENLPLLLASGTLGRLATKGAIEKSLSDNK from the coding sequence ATGCTTAAGCAACTCATCTTAGAAAACTGGAAAAGTTTTCGTTATGCGGAGCTTCCACTTGACCCTTTGACTGTTCTGATTGGGACAAATGCAAGTGGTAAATCTAATGTGGTTGAAGCTTTGGAGTTTTTACAAATAACCTTTATAAGGCAGGATATTAAACCAGCTTTAGTAGGTGATTCAATGTTACCTTCGATTCGAGGAGGTGTAGAATGGGCTGCATTTAAACCTGAAAAAAAATTTACATTAAAGGCTGTTATACAAGGTCAAGATATTAATACTGATTATATTTACGCTATCACAGTAAAGACAAAACCTTCCCTTCAAGTTTTAGAAGAATCTATAATTTGTCAAGTAGCTCAAAATGATTATAATAAAAAGCCTATCCAGATAGACAATATAAGAGCTTCGTTTTTAAATAAAAACGAAACAACTATTCATAATAAAGACGAAACATATATTCTTCAAAGTGATTTATTGCCTACTCAACCACAACTTGCCAATGCTCTATTTGTTGACAGGGACTCAAGTTCTCAGATGATGAGATATGAAAATATATATACTTTTTATGAATATCTTAAAAATATTTTTATTTTAAACCCCATTCCCTCTAAAATGCGGTCTTACTCACCAATTGGGGAAAAGCTAGAAACTGATGCCTCAAATATAGCTGGTATACTAGCAGGACTATCTAAGAAACGGAAAGCAGAAGTTGAGGTAGCACTATCCAACTATATTAAAGAGCTACCAGAAGGTGATATACAAAAAGTCTGGGCGCAAAAAGTAGGTAGATTTCGTACTGATGCCATGCTCTACTCTCAAGAAGAATGGAAACCTGGTCACATTACAGAAATAGATGCTAGAAGTATGTCAGATGGAACTTTACGCTTTCTAGCAATTATCACAGCACTACTTACTCGACCAGAAGGTAGTCAAATAGTAATTGAAGAAATAGATAACGGTCTTCATCCCTCGCGTGCAGGATTGCTGGTAAGAATCCTGCGTGAAATTGGCAACAAAAGAAAAATTGATATTTTACTAACTACCCATAACCCAGCTTTGCTTGATGCTTTAGGCCCAGAGATAGTTCCATTTGTGGTTGTCGCACACCGCGATAAAGAAACTGGAGAAAGCAAGCTTACACTTTTAGAAGATATTGAAAATCTTCCTCTTTTGCTAGCATCAGGAACTTTAGGCAGATTAGCAACAAAAGGCGCAATTGAAAAGAGCCTTTCTGATAATAAGTAA
- a CDS encoding alkaline phosphatase D family protein has translation MESHHPLKLNRRQFLLHSAITAGGIISTNLVAKSPVFGKAPAIITSDKMRPGIPYGVASGDISNDSIVIWSRSDRPTKMIVEYSTSESFRNVQRVVGPNALKNSDFTARLYLKNLPPDQKLFYRVIFQDLDYQRTYSAPVKGTFRTPPKSGRDVFFVWGGDTAGQGWGINPDFGGMKIYETMRQLHPDFFIHSGDNIYADGPIQSEVTLDDGTIWKNITTLEKSKVAETLTEFRGNYIYNLLDNNIKRFNAEVPILAQWDDHETRNNWYPGQIILNDDRYTVKDVNLLAERARQAFLEYLPIGYESNNPDKAKIYRSFNYGPLLDIFMLDERTYRGPNSPNNQPVPSKETDFLSRKQVQWLKRQLLSSKATWKVIASDMPLGLIVPDGSTDFEAWANGDGPPLGRELELADLLRFIKNKNIQNVVWLTADVHYAAAHYYNPAKAQFTDFKPFWEFVAGPLNSGTFGPNQLENTFGPQLVFQSLPPDTKANRPPSEGLQFFGGVKIDGNTKVMTVTLRNLVGKTIYSVDLPPEK, from the coding sequence ATGGAATCTCATCACCCATTGAAGCTAAATCGGCGTCAGTTTTTGCTACATTCAGCTATCACAGCCGGTGGAATTATTTCCACAAATCTTGTAGCTAAATCACCAGTTTTTGGCAAAGCACCTGCAATCATTACCTCTGATAAAATGCGTCCTGGCATACCTTATGGTGTAGCTAGCGGTGATATATCTAACGATAGCATTGTCATCTGGAGTCGGAGCGATCGCCCCACCAAAATGATCGTAGAATATTCTACCAGCGAATCTTTTCGCAATGTGCAGCGCGTTGTCGGGCCTAATGCTTTAAAAAATAGCGACTTTACAGCACGACTTTATCTGAAGAATTTACCACCAGACCAAAAATTATTTTATCGGGTGATTTTCCAAGATTTAGATTATCAACGCACTTACAGCGCTCCTGTCAAAGGCACTTTCCGAACTCCCCCCAAATCTGGACGAGATGTATTCTTTGTTTGGGGTGGCGACACCGCCGGTCAAGGATGGGGAATTAATCCTGATTTTGGTGGGATGAAAATTTACGAAACTATGCGCCAACTTCATCCCGACTTTTTTATCCATTCGGGCGATAATATATATGCCGATGGCCCCATTCAATCAGAAGTGACTTTAGACGACGGCACTATTTGGAAAAACATCACTACACTAGAAAAATCCAAAGTAGCAGAGACTCTCACAGAATTTCGTGGCAACTATATTTACAATTTGCTGGATAATAACATCAAGCGTTTCAATGCTGAAGTTCCCATATTGGCACAGTGGGACGACCACGAAACCAGAAACAATTGGTATCCTGGGCAAATTATCCTCAATGATGACCGTTATACAGTTAAGGATGTTAACTTGTTAGCTGAAAGGGCAAGACAAGCATTTTTAGAATATCTGCCTATTGGATATGAAAGCAATAATCCAGATAAGGCGAAAATTTATCGCTCTTTCAACTATGGCCCATTATTAGACATTTTCATGCTAGATGAGCGCACCTACCGGGGGCCAAATAGTCCCAATAATCAGCCGGTACCAAGTAAAGAAACAGATTTTTTAAGCAGAAAACAAGTGCAATGGTTGAAAAGGCAATTGCTGTCATCAAAAGCAACATGGAAAGTAATTGCTAGTGATATGCCTTTGGGGCTGATAGTTCCAGACGGTAGCACAGATTTTGAAGCTTGGGCGAATGGAGATGGCCCACCATTAGGAAGAGAACTAGAACTTGCCGATTTACTACGATTTATCAAAAACAAAAATATCCAGAATGTTGTTTGGTTAACTGCTGATGTACATTACGCAGCAGCCCACTATTACAACCCCGCTAAAGCACAATTTACCGACTTCAAGCCTTTTTGGGAGTTCGTCGCCGGGCCGCTTAACTCTGGTACATTTGGGCCTAACCAATTGGAAAATACCTTTGGGCCACAACTGGTATTTCAAAGCCTTCCTCCAGATACAAAAGCAAATCGACCGCCAAGTGAAGGTTTGCAATTCTTTGGAGGAGTTAAAATTGATGGAAATACAAAAGTGATGACAGTAACACTGCGTAACTTGGTAGGGAAGACTATTTATAGTGTAGATTTACCGCCAGAAAAATAA
- a CDS encoding ABC transporter ATP-binding protein: MTAAVFLENVYKFYNNVPVVNDLSFQIEAGEIFALLGPNGAGKSTTIRMLTTLTKPSQGRIEVGGYDVTSQATLAKQSIGVVLQQVSVDNDLTVWENMELHGRLHHISNPQRQKLINQWLEYVELAEKRDDLVKTLSGGMKRRLQIARALLHQPQILFLDEPTVGLDPQTRRRLWEIIRDLNKQGMTMLLTTHYMDEVEFLCNAFGSTKPGRIGIMDGGKLISLGTLQQLHSSHGEGLVMKQLGASNVGSDSVRNWEYLFFPSLEAANIYLNEQPDKTGMMVRPSNLEDIFVELTGRQLD, encoded by the coding sequence ATGACTGCTGCTGTCTTTTTAGAAAACGTCTACAAGTTTTACAACAATGTACCTGTAGTCAATGACCTGTCATTCCAAATTGAAGCGGGGGAGATATTTGCTCTACTTGGCCCGAACGGTGCGGGTAAATCAACCACAATTCGGATGCTGACTACACTCACCAAACCGTCCCAAGGACGGATAGAAGTAGGTGGGTATGATGTTACTAGCCAAGCAACATTGGCAAAACAGAGTATTGGTGTAGTCTTACAACAAGTCAGTGTGGATAACGATTTAACCGTCTGGGAAAATATGGAACTGCACGGGAGACTACATCATATTAGTAACCCGCAGCGACAAAAATTGATAAATCAATGGCTAGAGTATGTTGAGCTAGCAGAAAAACGTGATGATTTGGTAAAAACCCTGTCTGGGGGTATGAAACGACGGTTGCAAATTGCCAGAGCTTTATTGCATCAACCGCAAATTTTGTTTCTGGATGAACCAACGGTAGGACTAGACCCCCAAACCAGGCGACGCCTTTGGGAAATTATTCGGGATTTGAATAAACAAGGGATGACGATGCTACTTACGACCCATTATATGGATGAAGTCGAATTTTTGTGCAATGCCTTTGGTTCTACCAAGCCAGGACGAATCGGTATTATGGATGGCGGTAAGCTGATTTCTTTAGGAACTTTACAACAGCTGCATTCTTCTCACGGTGAAGGTTTGGTGATGAAACAATTAGGTGCGTCTAATGTCGGAAGTGATAGCGTTCGTAATTGGGAATATCTGTTTTTCCCATCCTTGGAAGCAGCAAATATCTACTTGAATGAACAGCCCGATAAAACCGGAATGATGGTGCGTCCCTCTAATCTGGAAGATATTTTTGTAGAATTAACGGGACGCCAGTTAGATTAA
- a CDS encoding tetratricopeptide repeat protein, whose translation MYKPTSFVFSVVLLGCFTFTIPSVAQAQVLVAQGKNPELKQLLEEGRRLVNAGDYGGAIAVYQQAASIDPKNAKIHSGIGYLYAQQGNYQAALTAYRRAIAINPNNSDFYYAVGYIKANLGDTRGAKEGYRRAIQLNRNNVNAYLGLAVTQSRMGDYNAATWAYQQAIDLDKNNAQTYELMGSMYKQRRQTKQANSLLQKARDLYKRRNDSDGVERVEAMLRQLGG comes from the coding sequence GTGTACAAGCCAACATCATTCGTGTTTAGTGTGGTGTTACTAGGATGTTTTACTTTCACCATACCTTCAGTAGCTCAGGCTCAGGTATTAGTGGCGCAGGGCAAAAACCCAGAGTTAAAACAATTACTGGAGGAAGGACGGAGGTTAGTGAATGCCGGTGATTATGGTGGTGCGATCGCTGTTTATCAGCAAGCAGCTAGTATAGATCCCAAGAATGCTAAAATTCATTCAGGTATTGGGTATTTATACGCTCAACAGGGAAATTACCAGGCAGCATTAACAGCTTATCGTCGGGCGATCGCTATCAACCCTAACAATAGTGATTTTTACTACGCTGTGGGTTACATCAAAGCCAATTTGGGCGATACACGTGGGGCGAAGGAAGGCTACCGTCGTGCCATACAGCTGAATCGTAACAACGTTAACGCCTATTTAGGATTGGCTGTGACGCAATCGCGTATGGGAGACTATAATGCTGCTACTTGGGCATACCAACAAGCAATCGATTTGGATAAAAACAACGCCCAGACTTATGAGTTGATGGGTTCGATGTATAAACAGCGACGACAAACTAAACAAGCGAACAGCTTGCTTCAGAAAGCCCGTGACTTGTACAAACGGCGCAATGACTCAGATGGCGTAGAAAGGGTAGAAGCCATGCTGCGGCAGTTAGGAGGATGA
- a CDS encoding YbjQ family protein — MIITTTDVIQGAVIESYLGVVTAEVVYGSNFLRDFLAGIRDIIGGRTASYERLFEQGQRKALEELEQRAQRLGANAVIGIEIDTGTINLDQSGVLLLITATGTAVRMR, encoded by the coding sequence ATGATTATAACTACCACTGATGTAATTCAAGGAGCCGTGATTGAGTCATATTTAGGCGTTGTGACCGCAGAAGTAGTCTACGGCAGCAATTTCTTGCGGGATTTTTTGGCTGGAATTCGAGATATTATCGGTGGACGTACTGCTAGCTATGAGCGTCTATTTGAGCAGGGTCAACGCAAGGCACTAGAAGAATTAGAACAACGCGCACAACGTTTAGGAGCAAATGCTGTAATCGGGATTGAAATTGATACTGGCACAATCAATCTTGACCAGTCAGGAGTTCTTTTGCTGATTACTGCCACAGGCACTGCTGTGAGGATGCGTTAG